The following proteins come from a genomic window of Flavobacteriaceae bacterium MAR_2010_188:
- a CDS encoding Outer membrane protein beta-barrel domain-containing protein, giving the protein MLFTTLGFSQETYFGARLGINISNLDFEPDATFENKHRNGLVFGGFVDHEFSESLSLLAELHYSAEGAKDKNLRTDYIQLPVMLRFAIGDWIKIGAGPQAGVKVWSHEDGFKNIVFSGVAGIEYMFTDELFVDARFSYGISNILDDNPALEAKNNNIQFGFGIKL; this is encoded by the coding sequence ATGCTGTTCACTACTCTAGGATTTTCACAAGAAACATATTTTGGTGCAAGACTAGGAATTAATATTTCTAATCTGGATTTTGAACCAGACGCTACCTTCGAAAACAAGCACAGAAACGGTCTCGTTTTTGGAGGCTTTGTAGATCACGAATTTTCTGAAAGCCTTTCGCTATTAGCGGAATTACATTATTCTGCTGAAGGTGCAAAAGACAAAAACTTACGTACGGATTACATTCAACTGCCGGTAATGTTGCGTTTTGCTATCGGTGATTGGATAAAGATTGGTGCTGGTCCTCAAGCAGGAGTAAAAGTTTGGAGTCATGAAGATGGCTTTAAGAACATTGTATTCTCTGGTGTAGCCGGTATAGAATATATGTTTACTGACGAACTTTTTGTGGATGCCCGTTTTTCTTATGGTATTTCTAATATCTTGGACGACAACCCAGCGTTAGAAGCTAAGAACAATAATATTCAGTTTGGGTTTGGTATAAAACTCTAA
- a CDS encoding exopolyphosphatase / guanosine-5'-triphosphate,3'-diphosphate pyrophosphatase, whose translation MLKIRKFAAIDIGSNAVRLMIADIIEQKGKPPIFRKSSLVRVPIRLGADVFVYGLISEESTERMLDTMKAFRLLMQSHKVERYKACATSAMREANNGYEVAKLIKQKCKISIDIIGGEEEAAIIAATDLHSYLHEDKTYLYVDVGGGSTEFSVIHRGETVSSRSFKIGTVRLLEDIVTKDVWNELELWIKQNTKQYDKMELIGSGGNINKIFKISGKQQGTPLTYFYLTAYYEKLQTYSYEERITELDLNQDRADVIIPATRIYLLSMKWSGAKDIYVPKIGLSDGIIKSVYSEEVGSYSLH comes from the coding sequence ATGTTGAAAATCAGAAAATTTGCAGCCATTGATATTGGGTCTAACGCCGTAAGATTAATGATTGCAGATATTATTGAACAAAAAGGCAAACCTCCCATATTTAGGAAAAGTTCATTAGTTCGGGTGCCGATAAGGTTAGGAGCAGACGTATTTGTATATGGTCTTATTTCTGAAGAATCTACTGAGCGAATGCTCGATACTATGAAGGCTTTTCGACTTTTAATGCAATCCCATAAAGTCGAAAGATATAAGGCCTGTGCAACTTCTGCGATGAGAGAAGCAAATAACGGTTATGAAGTCGCCAAACTCATTAAACAAAAATGCAAGATTTCCATTGATATTATTGGTGGTGAAGAAGAAGCAGCTATTATTGCTGCAACAGATTTACATTCCTATCTACATGAAGATAAAACCTATCTCTACGTTGATGTCGGAGGTGGAAGCACCGAATTCTCCGTAATACACCGAGGAGAAACAGTAAGCTCACGGTCTTTTAAAATTGGTACGGTTAGACTTTTGGAAGACATTGTGACCAAAGATGTCTGGAATGAGCTAGAACTTTGGATAAAACAGAACACAAAACAATACGATAAAATGGAACTTATTGGTTCTGGAGGAAACATCAACAAAATATTTAAAATTTCAGGGAAGCAGCAAGGCACCCCGCTTACTTATTTTTACCTCACCGCTTATTACGAAAAATTGCAGACATATTCCTATGAGGAGCGTATCACCGAGCTCGATTTAAACCAAGATAGAGCAGATGTGATTATTCCCGCCACCAGAATTTATTTGCTTTCCATGAAATGGAGCGGCGCCAAAGACATCTACGTTCCTAAAATTGGGCTTTCAGATGGAATCATCAAAAGTGTTTATTCTGAGGAGGTTGGGAGTTACAGTCTCCACTAA
- a CDS encoding tRNA-(ms[2]io[6]A)-hydroxylase: protein MLGLKLPTDPRWVNIVEKNIEEILTDHAYCEQKAASTSISLIVGFPEYTELVQEMIELVKEEISHFKMVHDLILENGWVLGRDRKDEYVIELIKFFPKGGSRTTQLVHRLLYAALIEARSCERFRLLSEELEDKKLARFYKTLMISEANHYSMFLGFARQYGEREEVDKKWQDLLLFEADIMKSLGKKESIHG from the coding sequence ATGCTTGGACTAAAACTACCGACTGACCCAAGGTGGGTCAACATAGTCGAGAAAAATATTGAAGAAATACTTACCGACCACGCTTACTGCGAACAGAAGGCGGCAAGCACCTCCATCTCACTAATCGTTGGTTTCCCTGAATATACTGAGCTGGTGCAAGAAATGATCGAACTCGTAAAAGAGGAAATCAGTCATTTTAAAATGGTGCATGACCTTATTTTAGAAAATGGTTGGGTCCTGGGCAGAGACAGAAAGGATGAATACGTTATAGAACTCATTAAATTTTTTCCCAAAGGCGGCAGCAGAACTACTCAATTAGTGCATCGGCTATTGTACGCAGCACTCATTGAAGCTAGAAGTTGCGAAAGGTTTAGATTGCTTTCCGAAGAACTTGAAGATAAAAAGTTAGCGAGATTCTATAAAACATTAATGATTAGCGAAGCCAATCACTACAGCATGTTTTTAGGTTTTGCAAGACAATATGGCGAGCGTGAAGAAGTAGATAAAAAATGGCAAGACTTATTATTATTCGAAGCAGATATCATGAAAAGCTTGGGTAAAAAAGAGTCGATTCACGGATAA